One segment of Parvularcula sp. IMCC14364 DNA contains the following:
- a CDS encoding alpha/beta fold hydrolase, with amino-acid sequence MREEIVQFGDDNRLSGILTLSPEMVTDRPLVIFLNAGIVHHVGPNRLHVKLARALAEERYEVLRFDLSGLGESLPAPAGKGYEEQSIADTRQAIDMMQARFGERPIVLAGICSGADNSYRTALRDDRVTGLILLDPYAYQNTTAQISDLAKRAQDPERWKRLAGRLLSGTEGAEDEEEIMEDDNDRIPPEREVFGADLQSLTQRGVSLLMLYTSSVRHLINARNQFHQTFRDFDFADKLEVDVLSHVDHTYTELGAQKELSQRLLNWLAV; translated from the coding sequence ATGAGAGAAGAAATCGTTCAGTTTGGTGATGATAACCGGCTTTCGGGTATTCTCACATTGAGCCCCGAGATGGTGACGGACAGGCCGCTGGTCATCTTTCTCAATGCGGGCATTGTGCATCATGTTGGCCCCAACCGGCTGCATGTGAAACTGGCGCGCGCGCTCGCAGAAGAGCGATATGAGGTATTGCGGTTCGACCTGTCCGGATTGGGAGAAAGCCTGCCAGCACCTGCAGGCAAGGGCTATGAAGAACAATCCATTGCGGATACGCGCCAGGCCATCGACATGATGCAGGCCCGTTTTGGCGAGCGGCCCATCGTGCTTGCGGGCATATGTTCGGGGGCAGACAACAGCTACCGGACGGCCTTGAGGGATGACCGCGTTACCGGACTTATCCTGCTTGATCCCTATGCCTATCAGAATACAACCGCCCAGATTTCGGATCTTGCCAAGCGGGCGCAGGACCCGGAGCGCTGGAAACGCCTCGCAGGCCGCCTTCTTTCCGGCACCGAGGGGGCGGAAGACGAAGAGGAAATCATGGAAGACGACAATGATCGTATTCCGCCAGAGCGCGAGGTATTCGGGGCTGACCTGCAATCCCTCACGCAACGCGGCGTCAGCCTGCTGATGTTATATACAAGCTCTGTCCGGCATTTGATAAATGCGCGTAATCAGTTCCACCAGACTTTCAGGGATTTTGATTTCGCCGACAAATTGGAAGTCGATGTTCTGTCCCATGTGGACCATACATATACGGAGTTAGGCGCTCAAAAAGAGTTGAGCCAGCGGCTTCTCAACTGGCTGGCCGTTTGA
- a CDS encoding efflux RND transporter periplasmic adaptor subunit, translating into MLRKLSVIGGTLAIIVGFVFLIGLMGQMAPKPPEATPVIQAPAVFYMEAKSEPVSLSVIAQGEVRPKTDITLTTQVAGKIQSVSESFADGGAFSAGDILVQIEPDDYRNAVTRSEANLAQAAQALRLEEAEAELARKDYEDLSGDVTDGEPSALTLRLPQLNQAQANYDAARADLDSARLSLRRATIRAPFNGRIRQKNADVGQYVGPGSALGRIFSTDTAEIRLPMTDDDFAKLGLPLAFSGPGPSVTLSAVIGGKERSWEGRIVRTDAAIDSTTRQIAAIVEVQDPYGSAADEGFPLAIGLFVTAAVQGPTIDNAMVLPAIAVQNDDTVYIVNDEDKLEQMPVTVVAAVPRGIVITGGLEEDMKIVVSRLGSARVGDEVRPLPQGGTPASSERPAAQSATSNTGAN; encoded by the coding sequence ATGCTACGCAAACTCTCTGTAATAGGCGGCACGCTCGCCATCATCGTCGGCTTTGTCTTTCTGATTGGCTTGATGGGCCAGATGGCCCCGAAGCCACCGGAGGCAACGCCCGTTATTCAGGCGCCGGCTGTTTTCTACATGGAAGCCAAATCGGAGCCAGTCAGTCTCAGCGTGATTGCTCAAGGTGAAGTCCGTCCCAAGACAGACATTACACTGACAACCCAGGTTGCCGGCAAAATACAGTCGGTTTCAGAAAGTTTCGCAGATGGTGGTGCTTTTTCAGCAGGTGACATTCTCGTTCAGATCGAGCCTGATGATTATCGCAACGCCGTGACCCGGTCAGAGGCCAATCTTGCACAGGCCGCACAGGCCCTGCGCCTTGAAGAAGCTGAAGCCGAGCTTGCACGCAAGGATTACGAAGATCTGAGCGGTGATGTCACAGACGGAGAACCCTCAGCCCTGACGCTGCGCCTGCCGCAGCTCAACCAGGCACAGGCTAATTATGATGCCGCCCGCGCCGACCTTGACTCAGCCCGTTTGAGCCTGCGCCGCGCAACCATTCGCGCCCCGTTCAATGGCCGTATCCGCCAGAAAAACGCTGATGTGGGCCAGTATGTTGGTCCTGGTTCTGCCCTCGGCCGGATTTTCTCGACCGATACAGCCGAGATCAGGCTGCCAATGACTGATGATGACTTTGCCAAGCTCGGCTTGCCACTGGCCTTCAGCGGCCCCGGCCCGAGCGTGACCCTTTCTGCCGTGATTGGCGGCAAGGAGCGTAGCTGGGAAGGTCGCATCGTCCGCACCGATGCCGCGATTGATTCAACAACGCGCCAGATTGCTGCGATCGTCGAAGTACAGGACCCCTATGGCTCTGCAGCCGATGAAGGCTTCCCGCTGGCGATCGGCCTGTTCGTCACCGCTGCTGTTCAGGGACCGACAATCGACAACGCCATGGTTCTGCCGGCAATCGCTGTGCAGAATGATGATACAGTCTATATCGTCAATGATGAGGACAAGCTGGAGCAGATGCCGGTTACTGTCGTTGCCGCGGTGCCGCGTGGTATCGTCATCACTGGCGGCCTTGAAGAAGATATGAAAATTGTTGTCTCCCGTCTCGGCTCTGCCCGTGTCGGTGACGAAGTAAGGCCGCTGCCACAGGGCGGCACGCCTGCTTCATCCGAGCGTCCTGCAGCTCAATCAGCAACGAGCAATACAGGGGCTAACTGA
- a CDS encoding lipopolysaccharide biosynthesis protein has translation MQEIPEHITPQRSLGERIALGTVWIMGARMLVRMLGLINTLILARLLVPEDFGLVAIGITLMQLLQNISDIGVRQTVIRFQTASESMIDTVFTLSVLRGGVVMLVMLALVPFAPALFDDDRTAAVVLAISITPFILGLKNPKFYELERQLDFTRTFQLDAAVKVISVAVSIFIAVTFRTYWAIIIGIIAGALTETALSYFFRSYRPRLSFAAIREVFGFSGWVAAVSFITALNNKLDVLIMPKLTGPAATGAFYIGHQIADIPTEEIAAPMARAVYPGLSELQEKQGEMNKTFLQGIEVLAAIGLPAALGCALVAADLVAILLGQNWLAVIPVFQIYAPAAGLVMLFMSLEGFAMARDRTHLIVWREVAYFCVRTPLLIWAASAYGLIGAIWATAIGATFNSCMSLLVYQKVSGRPFWCPIWQIRRTVFACSMMTLWFIMFRPLIPFWPDLPVIIRLAADVMLGGVVYCATHFLIWRLSGQPNGVEQQIRRYVTGFLANRKQA, from the coding sequence GTGCAAGAAATACCTGAACATATTACCCCGCAGCGCTCTCTTGGCGAGCGTATCGCACTGGGCACGGTATGGATCATGGGCGCGCGTATGCTCGTGCGTATGCTCGGGCTGATCAACACGCTGATTCTGGCCCGCCTCCTGGTTCCGGAGGATTTCGGTCTTGTGGCGATCGGCATCACGCTCATGCAGCTCTTACAGAACATCTCCGATATTGGCGTGCGCCAGACGGTGATCCGGTTCCAGACCGCTTCCGAAAGCATGATTGATACTGTTTTCACGCTTTCTGTCCTGCGCGGGGGCGTCGTCATGCTGGTCATGCTTGCGCTCGTGCCCTTCGCGCCTGCCCTGTTCGATGATGACCGCACGGCTGCTGTCGTGCTGGCCATCAGTATCACACCGTTTATTCTCGGGTTGAAGAATCCAAAATTTTACGAGCTGGAACGCCAACTCGACTTTACCCGCACTTTCCAGCTTGATGCGGCAGTCAAAGTCATCAGTGTGGCAGTGTCCATTTTTATCGCCGTTACCTTCCGGACGTACTGGGCGATCATTATCGGCATAATTGCGGGTGCCCTGACAGAAACTGCCTTGTCCTATTTTTTCCGATCCTACAGACCGCGCCTGTCCTTTGCGGCCATCCGGGAAGTATTCGGATTTTCCGGCTGGGTCGCAGCCGTCAGTTTCATCACAGCCCTGAACAACAAGCTGGATGTGCTGATTATGCCCAAGCTGACTGGCCCGGCTGCCACAGGCGCGTTCTATATTGGCCACCAGATTGCTGACATCCCCACCGAGGAGATTGCCGCCCCGATGGCACGTGCCGTCTATCCGGGACTCTCTGAGTTGCAGGAAAAACAGGGCGAAATGAACAAGACTTTCCTGCAGGGTATTGAGGTGCTTGCAGCGATAGGCCTGCCAGCGGCGCTTGGTTGTGCGCTGGTGGCTGCTGATCTTGTCGCAATCTTGCTGGGGCAGAACTGGCTGGCCGTCATCCCCGTCTTCCAGATTTACGCCCCGGCAGCCGGACTGGTGATGTTGTTCATGTCCCTTGAAGGGTTTGCCATGGCGCGTGATCGCACGCATCTGATTGTCTGGCGTGAAGTTGCCTATTTTTGTGTCCGTACACCATTGCTGATCTGGGCTGCTTCAGCCTATGGCCTTATCGGCGCAATATGGGCGACGGCCATAGGCGCCACATTCAATTCATGCATGAGCCTGCTTGTTTATCAGAAAGTCAGTGGCCGCCCCTTCTGGTGTCCGATATGGCAGATTCGCCGAACAGTATTTGCCTGCAGCATGATGACATTATGGTTTATCATGTTCCGCCCCCTAATCCCCTTCTGGCCGGACCTTCCTGTAATCATACGTCTTGCAGCAGATGTAATGCTCGGCGGTGTTGTCTATTGTGCAACGCATTTCCTGATCTGGAGACTGTCAGGCCAGCCTAACGGGGTTGAGCAGCAAATCAGGCGATATGTTACCGGCTTTCTGGCAAACAGAAAACAAGCCTGA
- a CDS encoding thioesterase II family protein: MENIPEVVLRCLQARPMAQTRLVCVPHAGAGASIYRKWPSYLPETVEVLALQLPGREDRLDEQPFTRWQPMMEGVCQALDQLPPTPVALFGHSLGALIALAAARHLATSKKRLAHLFVSGRHWPGDVAEPVADIDTLSDEELLSLFTARYGSQGPAMDNPEIREMIMPVLRADFALLTSCRWQAATPLPCPVSVFTGNDDPGTADRDASKWQAETSSDFAHHTIEGGHLFHMDSTEKVLAYIRQDIAAG; the protein is encoded by the coding sequence ATGGAGAATATACCCGAAGTTGTTCTGCGCTGTCTGCAGGCGCGCCCGATGGCGCAGACAAGACTGGTCTGTGTGCCCCATGCTGGCGCGGGCGCATCAATATATCGGAAATGGCCGTCATACCTGCCCGAGACGGTTGAGGTGCTGGCGCTGCAACTGCCAGGACGTGAAGACAGGCTGGACGAACAGCCCTTCACCAGGTGGCAGCCAATGATGGAAGGTGTCTGCCAGGCTCTGGACCAGTTGCCCCCGACACCTGTCGCGCTGTTTGGTCACAGCCTTGGAGCGCTGATCGCCCTTGCGGCCGCACGGCATCTCGCCACGAGCAAAAAACGGCTTGCGCATCTGTTTGTCTCCGGCAGGCACTGGCCGGGTGACGTAGCGGAGCCGGTCGCGGACATTGACACCCTTTCGGATGAGGAACTGCTGTCGCTTTTCACAGCCCGCTATGGCTCTCAAGGGCCTGCCATGGACAATCCCGAGATCAGGGAAATGATCATGCCGGTTCTGCGGGCCGATTTTGCCCTGCTGACATCCTGTCGCTGGCAGGCCGCCACCCCCCTGCCCTGCCCTGTCAGTGTCTTTACCGGCAATGATGATCCGGGTACGGCGGACCGTGACGCCAGCAAGTGGCAGGCTGAAACCTCGTCCGATTTCGCCCATCACACCATCGAGGGGGGCCATCTGTTTCACATGGATAGCACCGAAAAGGTGCTTGCGTATATTCGTCAGGATATTGCGGCAGGCTGA
- a CDS encoding YceI family protein, which produces MRFATFLVLPIILTACGGAGDSAVANSVASAGAAEAGAFSELVSLDGDFVWTPDYAASAVTFSAEQEGSIFEGRFDSFRAAIRLNPDNLGDAEIHAIIDMASVDAGDDDRNSSLPTNDWFRTRSFPTATFRSSAVSERPDGTYEAAGELTIKGVSRPVTLPFELEIDGNMASASGSISLDRTDFNVGEGAYADDAWIGYTVDVSVTVTASRQD; this is translated from the coding sequence ATGAGATTCGCCACATTTCTGGTTTTACCAATCATTCTGACAGCCTGTGGGGGCGCCGGGGACAGCGCCGTGGCAAACTCTGTCGCTTCTGCCGGTGCGGCAGAGGCTGGTGCCTTCTCTGAGCTCGTGAGCCTCGACGGAGATTTCGTCTGGACACCTGACTATGCGGCCAGTGCAGTCACCTTTTCGGCTGAGCAGGAAGGCAGTATTTTTGAAGGGCGCTTTGACAGTTTCAGGGCAGCCATCCGCCTCAATCCTGACAATCTTGGTGATGCTGAAATTCACGCGATCATTGATATGGCATCTGTTGATGCCGGTGATGATGACAGGAACAGTTCACTGCCGACCAATGACTGGTTCAGGACGAGGTCGTTCCCGACAGCCACGTTCCGCTCTTCAGCGGTATCTGAACGTCCTGACGGCACCTATGAAGCTGCCGGTGAGTTGACGATCAAAGGCGTCTCAAGGCCGGTGACGTTGCCGTTTGAGCTGGAAATTGACGGCAACATGGCGTCCGCTTCTGGCAGCATCAGCCTTGACCGTACGGACTTCAATGTTGGTGAAGGGGCGTATGCAGATGATGCCTGGATTGGCTATACAGTGGACGTTTCTGTCACTGTTACAGCGAGCCGCCAGGACTAG
- the folD gene encoding bifunctional methylenetetrahydrofolate dehydrogenase/methenyltetrahydrofolate cyclohydrolase FolD, giving the protein MPDSRIINGKEIAAKLVDAISAATGKLTDATGITPGLSVVLVGEDPASQVYVRNKGKMADKCGFKSEQHTLDKDTSEADLLSLIEDLNADPTVHGILVQLPLPDHIDETKVLRLIDPAKDVDGFHPVNVGLLHSGQTDQALVPCTPAGSILLAKAALGKDLSGLNAVIVGRSNIVGKPVAQLLLQENCTVTIAHSRTRNIADVVCAADIVVAAVGRAEMVKADWIKPGATVIDVGINRVDAPEKGPGKTRLVGDVAYTEVSQTAGAITPVPGGVGPMTIAMLMANTYVAAGRLHDVGTEHVLDLSALHQDT; this is encoded by the coding sequence ATGCCTGACAGCAGAATTATCAATGGCAAGGAAATCGCCGCAAAGCTTGTGGACGCAATCAGTGCAGCCACAGGGAAGTTGACAGATGCCACGGGCATCACACCCGGTCTGTCAGTTGTGCTTGTGGGGGAAGACCCGGCAAGCCAGGTTTATGTGCGCAACAAGGGCAAAATGGCGGACAAGTGCGGCTTCAAATCCGAGCAACACACCCTCGACAAGGATACATCCGAGGCAGACTTGCTCTCCCTGATAGAGGACCTGAATGCTGACCCGACCGTGCATGGCATTCTCGTGCAGTTGCCATTGCCAGACCATATCGACGAGACAAAAGTGCTGCGCCTGATTGATCCCGCAAAGGACGTAGATGGCTTTCACCCCGTGAATGTCGGTCTCCTGCATTCCGGCCAGACGGATCAGGCGCTGGTACCGTGCACGCCCGCTGGCAGTATCCTTCTTGCCAAGGCAGCGCTGGGCAAGGACCTGTCAGGGCTGAATGCCGTTATTGTCGGCCGTTCCAACATTGTCGGCAAACCGGTTGCCCAACTGCTGTTGCAGGAAAACTGCACCGTCACCATCGCCCATAGCCGCACCAGAAACATTGCAGATGTGGTGTGCGCGGCTGATATCGTCGTTGCTGCTGTCGGCAGGGCAGAAATGGTGAAAGCCGACTGGATCAAGCCGGGGGCGACGGTGATTGATGTCGGCATCAACCGCGTTGATGCGCCTGAAAAGGGACCGGGAAAAACACGGCTGGTTGGCGATGTTGCCTATACGGAGGTGTCACAGACTGCTGGTGCCATAACGCCTGTCCCCGGCGGCGTTGGCCCGATGACAATCGCCATGTTGATGGCCAACACATATGTGGCTGCTGGCCGGCTGCATGATGTTGGTACGGAACATGTATTGGACCTGTCAGCCCTCCACCAGGACACTTGA
- a CDS encoding efflux RND transporter permease subunit, whose translation MSGMINWWARNSIAANLLMVAIFIGGIVTFIGLDREVFPSPKINDVTVSVVWQGASPIEVEEQIILRIEEAVSGIDNLDQVTAVAREGVATVTVSMVEQGNFTEFLNEVKSQVDGISTLPRDAFPPVVSRRSFNNQIFSISLAGDVEERELYRLARQYRDELAALPNGSPLVTINGARDEEVSIEVSEEALRRYGLTFDDVAQAIRGTSIDGSSGTVRTETGTINLSVRNLADTEEEFSRILVRQNPDGSFITIGDVAIVVDGFVDANFKTELDGNRSISLNVNAPENFNVVELSDAIQAWVEEKQRTQPAELDLEVQFDFSEAYTERMELVSSNALTGLILVMIVLVLFLRPIVAFWVVTGIATAFAGSFIFLPMVGITLNMLSLFGLLLVIGIVVDDALIVGESIHRQTERGKQGIDAALIGTQIVVKPVFFAVLTTMIAFLPFVLIGGPASEQMANITYVVIFALTFSLIESFLILPAHLSHMKPVSDTNPFNRFQQKIADSMIWFSNAFYRPLISLSIRFRWATIITFFGFFMVAISLLSQGWVRTAFIPDVEAPFINVNVTPREGTPYSRNLEVYDILEAAAEELKDEVREEEGDNELIESIFVFASEGGSGAFLTLNDGKWRTISASEIADRLREKIGDIPDAESIDISFTLSDGGSDLNFGIESNDLDELRRASADIVAYLNGINGVYDVRNQLQSVTDEIQVTLKPGAERFGLSLAEVSRQVRQAYFGEEAQRLPRDGEDVRVMVRYPKETRENLESLQSFRIRTPDGREIPLSAIVDINYAPSYSQIRRFERKRSTTVTADVRDGIDANAIRQEFYRTYFPEFRDRYPNVSIAQRGQTQDQQEFFAELVTLLMLAIIAMYMLVAIGFSSYFQPILIMSAIPFAVMGAIFGHLFWGEPFGVFSVFGVCAAAGVVVNDNLVLVDYVNRLRREGAGAFAALVEAGVARFRPIILTSLTTFLGLVPIMLETSINADFLRPMIVALAYGVLFALFVTLIFVPALYAVGADIARFFRGLWTGESQPKLGQGESLSGHVPDVDSLLQESDGEDLGTETR comes from the coding sequence ATGAGTGGTATGATTAACTGGTGGGCGCGCAACTCAATTGCGGCCAATCTGCTGATGGTGGCTATCTTCATCGGCGGTATCGTCACATTTATCGGCCTTGATCGCGAGGTCTTTCCCAGCCCGAAAATTAACGACGTAACCGTAAGCGTGGTTTGGCAGGGTGCATCGCCCATCGAGGTCGAAGAGCAGATTATTCTGCGCATTGAAGAAGCGGTTTCCGGCATTGATAATCTTGATCAGGTAACTGCCGTCGCGCGTGAAGGCGTGGCAACTGTCACCGTCAGCATGGTGGAACAAGGCAACTTCACTGAATTCCTGAATGAGGTGAAAAGCCAGGTTGATGGAATCAGCACTCTGCCGAGAGATGCATTTCCGCCGGTCGTGTCACGCCGTTCATTCAACAACCAGATTTTCTCAATTTCACTCGCCGGGGACGTCGAAGAGCGCGAACTCTACCGTCTGGCCCGTCAGTATCGTGACGAGCTGGCCGCTTTACCGAACGGCTCGCCCCTGGTGACCATCAACGGGGCCCGTGATGAAGAAGTCTCAATCGAAGTTTCCGAAGAAGCCTTGCGCCGCTACGGGCTCACTTTCGATGACGTGGCTCAGGCCATTAGAGGCACATCTATCGATGGCTCTTCTGGCACCGTTCGCACTGAAACAGGCACTATCAATCTGAGTGTCCGTAACCTTGCTGATACGGAAGAAGAGTTCTCACGCATCCTCGTACGCCAGAATCCCGATGGATCATTTATCACTATCGGAGATGTCGCAATTGTGGTGGACGGTTTTGTTGATGCAAATTTCAAAACAGAGCTCGACGGTAACCGTTCAATATCTCTGAACGTCAACGCCCCGGAAAACTTCAATGTGGTCGAACTCTCCGATGCCATCCAGGCATGGGTTGAAGAAAAACAGCGGACCCAGCCGGCAGAACTGGACCTTGAAGTACAATTCGACTTCTCTGAGGCTTACACGGAGCGTATGGAACTGGTTAGTTCCAATGCGCTGACAGGCCTTATTCTCGTAATGATCGTGCTTGTCCTGTTTCTACGCCCTATCGTGGCGTTCTGGGTGGTTACCGGCATTGCAACGGCCTTTGCCGGTAGCTTCATATTCCTACCCATGGTTGGCATCACTCTGAACATGCTATCGCTGTTTGGCTTGCTGCTGGTGATCGGGATTGTGGTTGATGACGCGCTCATTGTCGGGGAAAGTATTCATCGGCAGACAGAGCGTGGAAAACAGGGCATTGACGCCGCTTTGATTGGCACACAGATTGTTGTTAAGCCGGTCTTTTTCGCCGTTTTGACAACCATGATTGCCTTCCTGCCCTTCGTTTTGATTGGCGGGCCTGCTTCGGAACAAATGGCCAATATCACTTATGTAGTGATCTTTGCGCTGACATTTTCACTGATTGAATCATTCTTGATTTTGCCAGCTCACCTGTCACACATGAAGCCGGTCAGTGATACAAATCCGTTCAACCGCTTCCAGCAGAAGATTGCTGACAGCATGATCTGGTTCTCAAACGCGTTCTATCGGCCGTTGATTTCATTAAGTATCAGGTTCCGCTGGGCGACGATCATCACCTTTTTCGGCTTTTTTATGGTTGCCATTTCGCTTCTATCTCAAGGCTGGGTGCGCACGGCCTTTATTCCTGATGTGGAAGCACCATTCATCAATGTGAATGTAACACCGCGTGAAGGCACACCATATTCCCGCAATCTCGAAGTCTATGACATTCTAGAAGCCGCTGCCGAGGAGCTGAAAGACGAAGTCCGTGAAGAAGAAGGCGACAATGAGCTGATCGAAAGCATTTTTGTTTTTGCAAGCGAGGGCGGTTCCGGCGCTTTCCTGACTCTCAATGATGGCAAATGGCGTACAATCAGTGCCAGTGAAATAGCAGATAGATTGCGCGAAAAAATTGGCGATATTCCAGATGCTGAGTCTATTGATATCAGCTTTACATTGAGTGATGGTGGTAGTGATCTCAACTTCGGCATTGAGTCCAATGATCTGGATGAACTGCGCCGCGCTTCTGCCGACATTGTAGCCTATCTGAATGGGATCAACGGCGTGTACGATGTCCGTAACCAACTGCAGTCTGTGACGGATGAAATTCAGGTAACCCTGAAACCGGGCGCAGAGCGCTTCGGCTTGTCACTGGCTGAAGTTTCCCGTCAAGTCCGTCAGGCTTATTTCGGTGAAGAAGCCCAACGCCTCCCCCGCGATGGAGAAGACGTCCGTGTTATGGTGCGGTATCCAAAAGAGACTCGTGAAAATCTGGAGAGCCTCCAGAGTTTCCGCATACGCACACCCGACGGGCGCGAAATTCCGCTCTCGGCTATTGTCGATATCAACTATGCGCCGAGCTACAGCCAGATCAGACGGTTTGAGCGCAAACGCTCAACGACGGTGACCGCCGATGTACGCGACGGCATTGATGCAAATGCTATACGTCAGGAGTTCTATCGGACCTATTTTCCAGAGTTCAGGGATCGCTATCCAAATGTCTCTATCGCTCAGCGTGGACAAACGCAGGACCAGCAGGAGTTCTTTGCTGAACTGGTGACCCTACTGATGCTGGCAATCATTGCCATGTACATGCTGGTGGCGATTGGCTTCTCCTCCTACTTCCAGCCGATCCTGATCATGTCAGCGATACCCTTCGCGGTGATGGGGGCCATATTCGGGCATCTGTTCTGGGGGGAACCGTTCGGTGTCTTCTCGGTCTTCGGCGTCTGTGCAGCTGCAGGTGTGGTCGTGAACGACAACCTGGTGCTGGTCGATTACGTAAACCGGCTGCGGCGTGAGGGTGCCGGGGCTTTTGCAGCCCTGGTAGAAGCGGGCGTTGCCCGTTTCCGGCCAATTATCCTGACCTCCCTCACTACGTTCCTTGGTTTGGTACCGATCATGCTGGAGACCTCCATCAATGCTGACTTCCTTCGGCCAATGATTGTCGCCCTCGCCTATGGGGTTCTTTTCGCTCTCTTTGTGACGCTCATTTTCGTCCCCGCGCTGTATGCGGTCGGCGCGGATATTGCGCGCTTCTTCCGTGGCCTCTGGACTGGCGAAAGCCAGCCGAAACTGGGCCAGGGCGAATCACTCAGTGGCCATGTGCCGGATGTCGACTCACTGCTACAGGAGAGTGACGGGGAAGATCTTGGAACAGAAACTCGGTGA
- a CDS encoding serine aminopeptidase domain-containing protein, which yields MTPLHFGPSAAPLYGVYHPAKQPSGRAPAILLCSPFGVEAIRAFRIYRILAEKLAAAGSPVLRFDYTGTGNAAGDDTAFSVTSAVEDILIAHQELTDMSGATRVAWLGLRLGAGLALLASQRKPRALGGVCLWDPVTDGSDYLQAIQSAHVTELARVFDQSEKSAASMRQKTGSRAEAMGFALGDALQSGMDELSLAAIKSRPARHMAIIAGEQQHELEQHLEATGVKLVAHTDEESQSWNSDAALNAFSVPRKTLDLLVETLGELR from the coding sequence ATGACTCCCCTGCATTTTGGCCCGTCGGCTGCCCCTCTATATGGCGTTTATCATCCTGCCAAACAGCCATCAGGCCGGGCGCCTGCCATTCTTTTATGCAGCCCGTTTGGGGTAGAAGCCATACGCGCTTTTCGCATCTACCGCATTCTTGCAGAGAAGCTCGCCGCGGCCGGATCACCTGTCCTGCGCTTCGACTATACCGGGACGGGGAATGCCGCTGGCGATGATACAGCATTTTCTGTCACCAGTGCTGTGGAAGATATATTAATCGCGCATCAGGAACTGACCGACATGAGCGGGGCGACCCGTGTTGCCTGGCTGGGCTTGCGCCTTGGGGCCGGGCTGGCCCTGCTGGCAAGCCAGCGCAAGCCGCGAGCGCTTGGCGGTGTTTGCCTCTGGGACCCGGTGACGGACGGGTCGGACTATCTTCAGGCTATTCAATCTGCACACGTGACAGAGCTTGCGCGCGTCTTTGACCAGTCTGAAAAATCTGCCGCCTCTATGCGGCAAAAGACGGGCTCTCGTGCCGAAGCAATGGGTTTTGCGCTTGGCGATGCGTTGCAGTCCGGCATGGATGAGCTGTCTCTGGCAGCCATAAAGTCACGCCCGGCCCGGCATATGGCGATCATTGCAGGCGAACAACAGCATGAGCTTGAGCAGCACCTTGAGGCAACGGGTGTAAAACTTGTCGCTCACACAGATGAAGAAAGCCAGTCATGGAACTCTGATGCGGCGCTCAATGCTTTTTCAGTACCCCGAAAGACACTTGATCTGTTGGTGGAAACTCTCGGAGAGCTGAGATGA